AAGTTCGGTGATGGGAGGATATTCGTTATTCCAGTGGAGAAGTCAGTCAAGATAAGGACGGGTGAGGAGGAAGTTTAACGAGAAGAATTATCTGAGCCGAATCTTCCTTCTATTTTTGTAAAGCTTACGTCGATAAAGACGGCTATAAGGATTGCAGGCAGCGCTCCGGCTATAACCTTCTCGGTGTTGAAGCTCGCCAAGCCCTCAAACACAAGCCTTCCGAGCCCCCCACTACCAATAATAGCAGTTAGAATGGCTATGCTGTTGGCAAGAATCCCTGCAAACTTTATCCCCGCAAACATCGGGGCGTAGGCGTTGGGGAGGCGGATGTAGCGGATGATTTGGAAGTCAGTGAGGCCTATGCCCCTCGCAGCATCAATGGTAGCCTCATCAACGCTCATCATCCCAACGTAGGTGTTTCTGACTATCGGTAAAAGAGCTCTCAGAACGATGGCGAAAACGGCTGGAGTGAAGCCTATTCCGAGGAAGGGGACGACAAGCGCAACAACGGCAAAGCTCGGAACTGCCTGAACGACGTTGGCGAAGGCCATAATAACCGATGCAAGCTTCCTGCTGTAAACCGAGGCGATGGCGAGGGGGATGGCAAGGGCTATGCTTACGGCCAGCGCCCCATAGGTTAGAAGGAGGTGCTCGTAGGTGGCAGCGAGAACCTTCAGCAGCTCAATCATACTCTCCCCTGAATTTTCTGCTCAAAACTCTCTCAACAGCCCCGGCAAAGGCGTCGAGCAATACAGCAAGAATCCCAACCCATAAACCCGCAACGAGTATGAGGAGCTTGTCGTAGAGATGAATCCCCGTCTGAAGTGGTGCTCCAAGCCCACCTGCAGCAATTAACCCTCCCAGAGTAACCACACCCATCGTGAAAACCACCGCAATCCTGATTCCTCCCATGATTAGGGGAAGAGCCAAGGGGAATCTCACCTTCAGCAGAATTTCCCTCTCAGACATCCCTATTGCCCTCGCAATCTCGATGTACTCCTCGCTGACTGTAACAAGGCCTGTGTAAGTGTTCCTTGCTATGGGGAGAATGGAGTAGAGTATACATGCTGCAATTGTTGGAACCATTCCCAAACCGAGAATTGGGAGTAGGAGGACCAGCAGAGCAAGAGTGGGAATCGTTTCGATGACATTCAGAGCGTTGAAGGTGAGGCTCTCAATCTTGCGGTGCCTGTAAATCAAAACGCCGAGGAGCACTCCCACAATGACTGACACTGCGAGGGAGACTGAAAACATGTAGAGGTGTTCGAGAGTTCTCTCCGTAAGCCTGTGAAGCTCCCAGATTTCAATAAGGGTGGTTAAAAAGCTGCCGTCGGTCATATCAGCCTCATCAAAATCTCGTTTGAGAGCAGAACTCCTGCCACCTCTCCCTTTTCCTCAACCACACCCACGAACTCACCGCTCTCCCTCAGCTCAAGCAGCGCTGAAACCAAAGAGTCTGAAGGGGCAAAGGATTTAACCTCCCTTGCGTATTCCGAGATTTTCCCCTCTCTGCCAGCAATGTCCTTCAGAAAAACCGCTCTCCCCGAATCGAGGAATCCCACCTCCACTCCCCTTTTCCTGAACTCCTTCAGAGCCTCGGCAACCTCCATGTTCTGAATAAGATACTTTTCGGCGGAAATCATGAAATCCTTAACCTTCAGAGTGTCAAGGTGCCGGAACTTCCTTCTCGCTCCAGTTATGTCCTCTACAAATTCGTTTGCAGGATTGAT
The nucleotide sequence above comes from Archaeoglobus fulgidus DSM 4304. Encoded proteins:
- a CDS encoding ABC transporter permease — protein: MTDGSFLTTLIEIWELHRLTERTLEHLYMFSVSLAVSVIVGVLLGVLIYRHRKIESLTFNALNVIETIPTLALLVLLLPILGLGMVPTIAACILYSILPIARNTYTGLVTVSEEYIEIARAIGMSEREILLKVRFPLALPLIMGGIRIAVVFTMGVVTLGGLIAAGGLGAPLQTGIHLYDKLLILVAGLWVGILAVLLDAFAGAVERVLSRKFRGEYD
- a CDS encoding ABC transporter permease yields the protein MIELLKVLAATYEHLLLTYGALAVSIALAIPLAIASVYSRKLASVIMAFANVVQAVPSFAVVALVVPFLGIGFTPAVFAIVLRALLPIVRNTYVGMMSVDEATIDAARGIGLTDFQIIRYIRLPNAYAPMFAGIKFAGILANSIAILTAIIGSGGLGRLVFEGLASFNTEKVIAGALPAILIAVFIDVSFTKIEGRFGSDNSSR